The Zingiber officinale cultivar Zhangliang chromosome 2A, Zo_v1.1, whole genome shotgun sequence genomic sequence GGTCAATACTGTGAAAGGACTTTAAGTCATATTTATGGATGTAATATTTATCTAATTTAACTTTTGCTTTCACTTTTATGTAAAATTAATTTATGTTTGTTTTTAAATGTAGATTAGTTATGACCTATATTGATATTTCTATCTTTATTtgtatatttatattattttaataagagTTGAAGATCCATCATGGTTTATGGAGAGATTGTATTTTAGAGACATCATATTTGAATTTATAAGTATATGTTTTGACAAAGAGAATATAGCAAACGATGCTAACGTAAGCTCAAAATCGCATGTAATGATATCAAAGCATTTATGATTATAACAATTGATCCTGCCCCGAAGTTAGGAGGTGGCTGTCGGAAAATAATGCTGAGGTGGTTCTTCGTCTTCACTAATGATCCATTCttctgcaaccacaagtcgttagtacCAAACCGAGAGGGGGTTCCTGACGACGGCCCTCCGATGCCCAAGTCACACACCGGCGAGTAAAGATAGGAGCAAAAAGAAAATGATGAATAGTGGCTTCAAGGGATGTATCCTGCGTACCTCCGCGGAGGGCGATCTctcttcttatatagagcttcaATGGGTAGACTGCACGCTTCCTGAGTGGACACACTTTCCCAATCTTTCCCCTAAAAGTTAGCATCGAGAAGGTGTCCCTGACATCTTATCATAACGGGGCGGGCATATCTCTACAGAGGCGGTAGAAGCTTctcccgtacgattctctgtcttgcCGTCTGATTTTTTGTCCATCTATGTCGATCGTcggcggcactaactcccaaaaggatataggcacATGTCCCCCCTGCCTTGTTTGTCGGCTACTAGTCTGACTGGACTCCCCTTGATTGGTTCGGTCGGCCGCTTCTTTAATCTTATATACTTGTGCCTCGGCCGATCGGCTAAAGTATCCTTTACCTTTGCATACTGCAAGTTCGGCCATCTCTCGCTGAACTCTTCCGGCCGATCAGGGATGAAGAGCTTTCCGATCGTTCCGGCCGACCGGGGATGGAGAGCATTCCGATCGGCTGATTACTTAGTTGACCCCCCTAACCTTGACGCCTACCGAAGCCCCGAACTTCTTCCGAGGTGGGCCCTCCTGAGTCATCCCTGAGTCATCACTGGATCACATGTcttccctttaagtctagtcggaggaggctgtaagtccgactgactggacaaaatgGTGCGAAAATATTACTCTCTAATCAGTATTCCGGTCGGCTATGCCTTTTTGCTGGAGCTCTGTTGATTGGCATCAGTTTTCCTCTCGAGGTAATGCCTCCGGCGGGCTGATCGGTCAGCATGAGGGGGTGTCTGACCGCGAGTCTGCTATTCTTGTTCGCTCAGCCCGTAGAGCCGTTGCCTCGGCACTTCCCCTCTCTAATCAGCAAAATCTCTTGAAACCTGCACCAATTCGAGGCGTTAATGCGGAGCATGCCTCCTTAATTATTCTGACAATCGCCCTACGAGTGCCCGCCACATGTCACCACCCTTCGCCGCATGCTTGAGGTGACAGGGTGGGACGTGACCCCTGGCGATTTGAATTTTCACGGCCAGATTTGCCTTTAGGTATTCGTGCTACCGATCGGACGGCTTAGCCTTGCCTCTTGATGTTTATAAGCGTGCGGCCACCGCCTTCTCCCCACCTTTACTCATCGTTCTTGTTTCCGGCGATTTCTTAAGCGTTTCTCGGCGAATCCTCCTGCTTCTCTTGTTGTCCCCACCCCTGGTGAGTCCGTTACTTCTGTAGCCCTTTTCTATTCTGCCCTCTCCGACACTCCTCCGGCGAACTCTTTCACCTACCTTCTgctcctttttctttgcttctccTCGGCCCTTCTCGGTTATTTCCTCGACCATGGCCAGTACCTCGTAGCCCTCGATCTCGGCCTCGGGTCCTTGGTACGACATCATGGAGTCTAGGTTCGACGAAGACGATGCTCGGACTCTCACGAATACCTTCGAACTCCCTCCCGACTATGAGATCCATGTTCCGTTAGCTACCGATCGGCCGTCTACTCCACCGAGAGGCTGTGCTTGCTTCTTCTGGGACCAGTTTGCTGACGGTCTGCGGATGCCCCTCCATCCCTTTATTGTagatgtttgtaaatattttgGCTTGTCCATTTCCCAGTTAGTCCCAAATTCTTTTCGCCTTTTGTGCAGGGTAATTATCTTGTTCTGCTTGCATTGCATCCCTCTGACCCCTTcaattttccactacttttattACCCCAAGCTTTCCGATCAGCCAGGCACCTTCCTCTTGCAGGCTCGCCTTGGCCTAGTCTTTTTTGACAGGGTGccctcctccaataagcattggagagaGTATTTCTTTTTTGTTCGCTTTCCCGATCAGCCACctttccaaaccacttggcaactTTCGTTAGGGCTCCAACCTTCACTGCCCCGTTATAAGAGCACTCCAGCCTACTTACATGCTGCCTCCATACTGGCCGGTCAGAAGTTCAACATTCACAAGTTGCTGAAGGAAGGAGTCCTGGCACTCTTCGCCGTTAGCCCGATCAGCCCGTCCGAGCCAGTCAACTTAGGTAAACTGTTCACCcgcttcttttcttttttttctaactgatttctttctttattttacaGCCGACATCATGATGAGGGCACGCTTGGTTAGGTAATTGAAGCTTACCATTGCTGACATCGATAAAGTAGTGGTCGAAGTTTTGGCCGAGCGCGGATTCTGACCGGACGATATTCCAGAGCAATCACCCACCGATCGTGGGCTCGTAGGCATTCAAGAGGCCGGTGGGGAGTCGAGTCAAGTGCCGATCAAAGGAGCGGCGATTGGTACGTCGATCGCAGAACTTCCGGCCACTCAGTCCACTCCAGAAGAGGGCTAGCTATCAGAGACGCCGCTTGAGAATACGCGCAAGAGGCGCCAAGCGGAGAAAGTTGCTCGCTCAACATCTTCAACGGCAAGGATCGTCGATCGGACTGGCACTTCCGGACCAGATGTGCCGGAGGTCGCCAATGTCTCCTTTGACCAGACACCCTCCAACACTCTTGTCGCCTCTCCAATCACTAGCTTGCCGCTGCCCTCGGGCCAGGGTCATCTCTTAAGGTCAAGCATTCACCCTGCGCCCTCTTCTTCCCGTACCGGCCGATCGGCTTCATCTCACTCAGCCCTGATCGGACGGAGATGCATCACTGCCACCCTCTATCTTCCTACTGAAGAGCTTTCGGAACCGGGGGGCTCGGCGGGTCAGACTGAACACCGGATCATCATTCGTGGCCCTTTGGCCGAGGTGTGGGAGGATGCACGTGCCTGAGCGGCGGCCGCGCCCCCGGGTGTGCTAGTGGATAGCCACACTAGGCAACTCACCGacgtgagtttttttttttagctcTTGCACCAACTAGTTTGGCCTTGTCTCTGATCTACTCCAGGTTCTGGTTTCTGCAGTTTTGGGTGGACGGCTTGGCGATGTGCCAGAGGCTCGCTTTTGTGGAGGATGAGTTGAGACGACTGAAGGAAGCTCCCGGCCAGTCGGGTACCACTCATGGTTTGAACGACACTTAGGTGGCTCAGCTGTAGGCCGACTTAGCTAAGAGTGAAGAGCTGCTAACTGCCGAGTGGGATAAGAGTACTGAGCAGGTTGGGTACATCGACCAACTCAAAAAACAAGATCGCTACCTTCGAGAGAAAAATCACGCTCGCCACCACCCGGAAGCAAAGGGCCATTGATGATCTGGAAaagaagaatgtggaggcccGGGCTCTCGAGCAGAAGTTGAAACAGACaaaggacgagctgaagaaggCGGAGGACCTCCTGGTGTCTGAGCGGCAAACCCGCGAGTCTGAAGAAGCCTCTTTGAGGAGCCAGCTGTCCAACAAGGATGCCGATCTCGCGATGATGAAGGCGGACCTGGAGAGTGCCCGGTCAACCCTAGAGGCGCATAAAGAAAGCGAGCATAGCCGCTTCGAGGAGATGAAGGTGGCCTACATCCGTTCTGATACCTTCATTGACAAGTTTGTTGCCTGTGTTCTTTGACTCTTCGACTGCACCGTGGACAATATCTTTGATCAACTCAAGAAAAAGGGGCACCTGCTTGCCGATATACCCGGCACTATCATTGACCGCGATTAGCTCAACGACTCTTTCCATGACGATGCTCTGGCTAATTTGGAGTGAACCTGTAAAAATGCTTCCTTTTGCTCACTTTGCTAAGTAATCTTTGAACTGTACTTTTGTCTGCCCCCGTGAGTACCCGGTTGGCAGAAAATTTAAGGCATAACTCGAGCTTGCTTTATATTCGACGCCTTTCTCCATTTTTTTCGGTGGTTTTCGAATATGACAAGGCGATCGTCTCGACCCCTACTCATCTGACCGACTATTTGAGCGCAATTTttatgacgcgagggtttaagggcGTCGatcgaccgccgatgacgcgagggtttaaggtcgctgttCGACCGCCGATgatgcgagggtttaaggtcgtcactcgaccgccGATGatgtgagggtttaaggtcgtcgctcgaccgccgatgatgcgagggtttaaggtcgccgcttaacCTCCAATGACGCGTTGGTTAGACGGGGACATGAGGAAACTCTGAGTTGTTTTCTTCCTGCATTCAACAAAGATATACAAACGAAGGAATACATGAATTCATCCGTGCACCTCTTCACCTAGCTCTATAGGGTTAGAGGTggttcgcactccacggtcgatctagCTTTCTTCCCTCCGCATCTTCCAAATAGTAGACGCCCTAGCGTAGCTTCTCCAACAATTTGAAcggacctgcccatggagcttccaaCTTTTTGACATCACCGACCGGCTTGACCTTCTTTCATACGAGATCGCCCGCCTGAAAGGATCTGGGGATTACCCATCGATTGTAGTTTTGCCGCATCCTTTGCCTATACGCTGTCAGTCGGGCGGCTGTCTTATCACGAACTTTATCGACCATGTCGAGCTCCATCAGCCTCTGCTCATCATTTCCTTCGTCGTAATGTAGCACCCGATCGGACTCGACTCCGATTTCTACCGGGACGACCGCTTCCCCGCCATATACCAGATGGAACGGAGTGACACCAGTTCCCTCTTTGGGTGTCGTACGCAGCACCC encodes the following:
- the LOC122043738 gene encoding uncharacterized protein LOC122043738 is translated as MAYPQSNGQAEVANRELLRILCARLDHMAGSWVDELPSVLWVLRTTPKEGTGVTPFHLVYGGEAVVPVEIGVESDRVLHYDEGNDEQRLMELDMVDKVRDKTAARLTAYRQRMRQNYNRWEENNSEFPHVPV